One Solanum lycopersicum chromosome 4, SLM_r2.1 DNA window includes the following coding sequences:
- the LOC138347988 gene encoding uncharacterized protein: protein MFEWIENFEKSFQLLKDRLTAAQAGKVIVYVSRQLKVHKNNYPTHNLELAAVVFALMLWMHYLYGVHMDVFTNHKSLHSESSLVVEVKKGQQLDLVLMELKDIVLLKMMESFALGYDGIVRFQDTLCVLDVDNLRTRIVEEAHGSRYSIHPSSTKMYHDVKKIYRWDGMKKDIG, encoded by the exons ATGTTTGAATGGATAGAGAATtttgagaagagtttccagttgctcaaggacagactcactgCAGCCCAG gctggtaaggtgatagTCTATGTTTCtagacagctcaaggttcataagaataattatcccactcataacctggagttggcagctgtggtgtttgcactgaTGTTGTGGATGCATTATCTGTATGGAGTGCATATGGATGTGTTCACaaatcataagagtctcca ttctgaatcatccttggtagttgaagtcaagaaagGTCAGCAACTTGATCTtgtgttgatggagctgaaggacatagtgttgttaaaaatgatggagtcttttgctttgggatATGATGGCATAGTTAGATTCCAGGACACGCTGTGTGTACTAGATGTGGATAATTTACGGACCAGGATTGTGGAAGAGGCCCATGGTtcaagatattccatacatccaagttccaccaaaatgtatcatgatgtTAAGAAGATCTAccggtgggatggcatgaagaaggatattggATAA
- the LOC138347987 gene encoding uncharacterized protein translates to MAMLVNPVGLTDAEVRASLAQMEQAVTMQDQDMTAQVNQQDVQRENPSVLNMVDRLRDFTRMNPLIFTGSKTSDDPQVFVDEVYKIMVDMEATNTEKIELVSYKLKDVAQTWCKIWQDSHILGGLLVICEMFKIAFMERFFPIEMREAKVEEFINIQQASMTVREYSLKFDKLSSRDEMSMLLTGINGNLEEECRSAMLDLSRLMVHVHQVEESRKRRGVRDVRRPRSQNQAGPAMEAIETILASLSSPGSRRGKRVFRILTLRGVQHLEEPNINPRGAMVVRCSVLGRFVLCLVELIVESVDRALMPASVVVRVDTWSETVHITEVRLEELTWNQLYAKSNKSEFWLRLVTFLGHVVSVEGVEVDPKKTDVVKNCPKPLTPTDFRNFWDWLVTTAYL, encoded by the exons ATGGCCATGCTAGTTAACCCTGttgggttgactgatgctgaggtgagggcatctctgGCGCAGATGGAACAGGCTGTTACGATGCAGGATCAGGAtatgactgcccaagtcaaCCAGCAGGATGTTCAGAGAGAAAACCCATCGGTTCTCAATATGGTTGACAGACtgcgagacttcacgaggatgaaccCTCTTATTTTCACAGGGTCTAAGACATCAGATGATCCTCAGGTGTTTGTGGATGAAGTATATAAGATAATGGTTGATATGGAGGCCACAAATACTGAGAAGATTGAGCTGGTTTCGTATaagctcaaggatgttgcacagacttggtgcaagataTGGCAAGATAGCCATATTTTGGGTGGATTGCTAGTCATTTGTGAGATGTTCAAGATAGCATTTATGGAGAGATTCTTCCCCATAGAGATGAGGGaagccaaggttgaggagttcatcaatattcaacaaGCCTCTATGAcggtcagggagtattccctaaAGTTTGATAAGCTATCAAG cagggatgagatgagtatgTTGCTCACAGGAATCAATGGAAACTTGGAGGAGGAGTGTCGGTCTGCGATGCTAGACCTTTCAAGGTTGATGGTGCATGTACATCAGGTAGAGGAAAGCCGTAAGAGGAGAGGTGTTCGTGATGTTAGGAGGCCTAGGTCTCAAAATCAGGCAGGTCCAGCAATGGAGGcaatagaaacaattttggcgTCCCTGAGCAGCCCAGGTTCAAGAAGGGGCAAAAGAGTTTTCAGAATTCTAACTCTTAGAGGAGTACAACACCTAGAGGAGCCAAACATTAACCCAAGAGGGGCAATGGTGGTGAGATGCAGCGTACTAGGAAGATTTGTGTTATGTTTGGTCGAGCTCATAGTGGAGAGTGtagacagggcactaatgcctgcttcagttgtggtaagagtggacacatggtcAGAGACTGTCCATATAACAGAGGTGAGGCTGGAG gaaCTTACATGGAATCAGTTGTACGCCAAATCCAACAAGTCTGAATTCTGGTTGAGATtagtgaccttcctgggtcatgttgtATCCGTTGAAGGTGTGGAGGTGGATCCCAAGAAGACTGATGTTGTTAAGAACTGTCCAAAGCCCCTTACTCCCACTGACTTCCGTAACTTCTGGGATTGGTTGGTTACTACCGCATATTTGTAG